A genomic window from Silene latifolia isolate original U9 population chromosome Y, ASM4854445v1, whole genome shotgun sequence includes:
- the LOC141627755 gene encoding zinc finger BED domain-containing protein RICESLEEPER 2-like produces MTEPSQPISPLTRPIVEEYFVNVDDEMEIEEEMEAQVTEEDTHPHLNSTEDVLAEESPPPHPFKRERKAEVWKDFLNHTLVKGIWKSKCKYCDRALSHLKSGVTSHFNRHSSKCAKKALFSKRQKLINFLPSNSSASASQPGLVSALHDGQLDMSVMREGIAHWILMHEHPFRIVEEEGFNLMMKRGMPQYKSMSRHTIRSDYFKVYESDKKKLKSLLKGVEKISLTTDLWKSKPKKIEYMVLTGHFVDSNWKLQKRVLNFVHLPPPRAGRDIANCIFKCLKEWDIENKIFSISVDNASANDTCIQVLKDTFSLTKRLVCDGKLFHVRCCAHILNIMVQHGLKEVKTIISNVHESVDYINQSDLRLKKFTELVQQFNLKERRLVLECKTRWNSTYEMLACAIKFKKVFARLAQEDRNYTYCPNAEDWVKIEKLSEILEVFNDTTNIISGSEYPTSNLFLAEIYRIKVLLDTFS; encoded by the exons ATGACTG AACCATCACAACCTATCTCTCCACTCACTCGTCCTATAGTGGAAGAATATTTTGTGAATGTTGACGATGAGATGGAAATTGAAGAAGAAATGGAGGCACAAGTAACGGAGGAGGATACTCACCCTCATCTTAATTCTACCGAAGATGTGCTTGCTGAGGAAAGCCCACCTCCCCATCCTttcaaaagagaaagaaaagccgAAGTGTGGAAGGATTTTTTAAACCATACTTTGGTTAAGGGTATATGGAAATCTAAGTGTAAGTATTGTGATAGAGCTTTATCTCACTTAAAATCCGGGGTAACAAGTCATTTTAATAGGCACTCAAGTAAATGTGCTAAGAAAGCATTGTTTTCTAAGAGGCAAAAGCTTATTAATTTTTTACCATCTAATTCGAGTGCGAGTGCATCACAACCTGGTTTAGTTAGTGCTTTACATGATGGCCAACTTGACATGTCAGTGATGAGGGAGGGAATTGCACACTGGATACTTATGCATGAGCATCCTTTTAGAATTGTGGAGGAAGAGGGCTTTAATTTGATGATGAAACGGGGAATGCCACAATATAAAAGTATGTCTCGCCATACCATAAGAAGTGATTATTTTAAAGTGTATGAGAGTGACAAAAAGAAGCTAAAATCATTGTTGAAAGGTGTTGAGAAAATTTCCTTGACCACGGATTTATGGAAATCAAAGCCTAAGAAGATTGAGTATATGGTCTTAACGGGTCATTTTGTTGATTCTAACTGGAAGCTCCAAAAGAGGGTCTTGAATTTTGTTCATTTACCTCCTCCCCGAGCAGGAAGAGACATAGCCAATTGCATATTCAAATGCCTAAAGGAGTGGGATATAGAGAATAAA attttcaGTATTTCAGTTGATAATGCTTCAGCAAATGATACTTGCATTCAAGTTCTCAAGGACACTTTCTCTCTCACTAAAAGGTTGGTTTGTGATGGTAAGTTGTTCCATGTTCGTTGTTGTGCACATATTCTGAACATTATGGTACAACATGGTCTTAAAGAAGTGAAAACTATTATCTCTAATGTTCATGAGAGTGTTGATTATATTAATCAAAGTGATCTACGACTCAAAAAGTTTACTGAACTAGTACAACAATTCAACCTTAAAGAAAGAAGACTGGTTCTTGAATGCAAGACACGTTGGAATTCAACGTATGAAATGTTAGCTTGTGCAATCAAGTTCAAAAAGGTGTTTGCAAGGCTAGCTCAGGAAGATCGTAATTATACTTATTGTCCTAATGCTGAAGATTGggtgaaaattgaaaaattgagcGAGATATTGGAAGTGTTTAATGATACGACCAACATTATATCAGGATCTGAATACCCTACTTCTAATTTGTTTTTGGCTGAAATTTATAGAATAAAAGTGTTGTTGGATACATTTAGTTAG